In Geotalea uraniireducens, the genomic window TGGAAGAACGGAGCAACTATGATCAAGAGTATGACCGGGTACGGCAAGGCCGTCACGGAAACCGAGCAGGGGCGGACAACCGTCGAACTGCGGGCGGTGAACCATCGCTACGGCGAGGTGTCCGTCAAGCTGCCGCGCAATCTGATCGCCTTCGAAACTGATGTGCGCAAGCTGGTGGGAAGCCGGCTGAAACGGGGGAAGATCGATGTCTTCATTCAGCGCGAAGAACATGGCGACGCCACCGTCCAGCCCCAGGTCAATCTCCCGCTGGCGCGAGCTTACCGCGACACCTTCAATCAGATGCGCGCCGAGCTCGGTCTCCCCGACCAGGTGACGCTGCAGCTGGTCCTGGCCCAGCGGGACGTCTTGGTTACCGGCGAGGTCGGCGAGGACGAAGAACTCCTGCGCGACGAGGTGCTCCGGACGGTCGGTGCGGCGATCGAGGCGATGGAAGCGATGCGCGGCAGGGAAGGGGCGGCACTGCTTGCCGATCTCGTTACCCGTCGGACAACGCTCGGTCGGCTGATCGACCGGGTGGCCGAACGGGCGCCGGCGGTGGTCACCGAGTATGCCGGCCGGCTTCGGGAACGGCTGGCCCAACTGATCAGCGGCAGCGGCGTTGACGAAGCGCGCTTCGTCCAGGAAGTGGCGATCATGGCGGATCGGAGTGATGTCACCGAAGAACTGGTCCGGTTCAGAAGCCATCTCGTCCAGTTTGACGATACGCTGGCGCTGGCCGAGCCGATTGGCCGAAAACTCGATTTTCTGATGCAGGAGCTGAACCGCGAGGTCAACACCATCGGCTCGAAAGCCAATGATGCGGAGATGGCCGCCCTGGTGGTAGAGCTGAAGGCCGAGCTGGAGAAAATTCGCGAGCAGGTACAAAACATCGAATAGGTAGGTGTGACGAAGTATGAAACGCGAGGGGGTTCTCTTTATCATCTCTGCCCCGTCTGGGGCGGGCAAGAC contains:
- a CDS encoding YicC/YloC family endoribonuclease yields the protein MIKSMTGYGKAVTETEQGRTTVELRAVNHRYGEVSVKLPRNLIAFETDVRKLVGSRLKRGKIDVFIQREEHGDATVQPQVNLPLARAYRDTFNQMRAELGLPDQVTLQLVLAQRDVLVTGEVGEDEELLRDEVLRTVGAAIEAMEAMRGREGAALLADLVTRRTTLGRLIDRVAERAPAVVTEYAGRLRERLAQLISGSGVDEARFVQEVAIMADRSDVTEELVRFRSHLVQFDDTLALAEPIGRKLDFLMQELNREVNTIGSKANDAEMAALVVELKAELEKIREQVQNIE